One genomic window of Augochlora pura isolate Apur16 chromosome 5, APUR_v2.2.1, whole genome shotgun sequence includes the following:
- the Lamp1 gene encoding lysosome-associated membrane glycoprotein 1 isoform X2: MMSKFLLLFCFTTLYVLGEKQGDVTTIKNNSAPVAGVSQSNNGEQSLEEFMAHKALIHETPVLEPIVHADKKSQESPKAAFETPVNLAKPTDTTTVKPVPTTNQSTTVPSTISTTAAPNTTTSSSTTSSTTTTTTPTPTTPTTTSTTSVPVTTVNPVVPTTPSPPLNPRKWVVSENNVTCIVIQMSVQFNITYPKNKNMNSSISFDMPVDNATTKVSGTCGKLEQVLKLTWSNKEIAGNLMLNFTKNETTKHYSLRRMEVVLPQTDFPDSTLNTSMVLVHEPTTYAAALTNSYRCLEKQELKLKLTNTTQDIGIIRLIGLQFQAFKTDNSTNFGLAKDCEFVTPDIIPIAVGCALALLVIGVLITYLIGRRRNQSSGYHSM; encoded by the exons ATGATGTCGAAGTTTTTACTACTCTTCTGCTTTACAACGCTTTACGTTTTGG GTGAGAAACAGGGGGATGTTACGACCATAAAAAATAACTCTGCTCCTGTTGCTGGTGTATCTCAAAGCAACAATGGTGAACAGagtttagaagaatttatggCCCATAAGGCATTGATACATGAGACACCTGTATTAGAACCCATAGTACATGCTGATAAGAAGTCTCAAGAATCACCTAAAGCTGCTTTTGAAACTCCTGTGAACCTTGCCAAACCTACAGATACTACCACTGTTAAACCTGTTCCAACCACAAATCAATCAACTACTGTACCATCCACAATTTCCACAACTGCAGCTCCAAATACTactacttcttcttctactacttcttctactactactacaactaCCCCAACTCCAACAACTCCAACTACTACTAGCACTACAAGTGTACCAGTTACAACAGTCAACCCAGTGGTGCCTACCACTCCATCACCCCCTCTAAATCCTAGAAAATGGGTAGTAAGTGAAAACAATGTAACCTGCATCGTGATTCAGATGTCTGTACAGTTCAATATTACTTATccaaagaacaaaaatatg aattcCTCTATATCATTTGATATGCCAGTTGACAATGCAACCACCAAAGTAAGTGGAACATGTGGCAAGCTTGAACAAGTGCTCAAGTTGACTTGGTCTAATAAGGAAATTGCTGGTAATTTGATGCTGAACTTCACCAAAAATGAGACTACAAAACACTATTCCCTTCGCCGTATGGAGGTTGTTCTTCCACAGACAGATTTTCCAGACTCAACATTGA ATACGTCTATGGTCCTGGTACATGAGCCAACCACCTATGCAGCTGCATTAACAAATTCCTATAGATGTTTAGAGAAACAGGaattgaagttgaagttgacTAATACCACCCAAGACATTGGCATCATTAGACTAATAGGATTACAGTTCCAGGCGTTTAAAACAGATAATTCCACAAATTTCGGTTTAG CTAAGGATTGCGAATTTGTCACACCCGACATTATACCGATAGCGGTTGGCTGCGCACTTGCATTATTAGTGATTGGAGTGTTAATCACGTACTTGATTGGACGTCGACGAAACCAAAGTTCCGGATACCATAGcatgtaa
- the Lamp1 gene encoding lysosome-associated membrane glycoprotein 1 isoform X1 produces the protein MNMYPKPELTMMSKFLLLFCFTTLYVLGEKQGDVTTIKNNSAPVAGVSQSNNGEQSLEEFMAHKALIHETPVLEPIVHADKKSQESPKAAFETPVNLAKPTDTTTVKPVPTTNQSTTVPSTISTTAAPNTTTSSSTTSSTTTTTTPTPTTPTTTSTTSVPVTTVNPVVPTTPSPPLNPRKWVVSENNVTCIVIQMSVQFNITYPKNKNMNSSISFDMPVDNATTKVSGTCGKLEQVLKLTWSNKEIAGNLMLNFTKNETTKHYSLRRMEVVLPQTDFPDSTLNTSMVLVHEPTTYAAALTNSYRCLEKQELKLKLTNTTQDIGIIRLIGLQFQAFKTDNSTNFGLAKDCEFVTPDIIPIAVGCALALLVIGVLITYLIGRRRNQSSGYHSM, from the exons ATGAATATGTATcc CAAACCGGAACTCACGATGATGTCGAAGTTTTTACTACTCTTCTGCTTTACAACGCTTTACGTTTTGG GTGAGAAACAGGGGGATGTTACGACCATAAAAAATAACTCTGCTCCTGTTGCTGGTGTATCTCAAAGCAACAATGGTGAACAGagtttagaagaatttatggCCCATAAGGCATTGATACATGAGACACCTGTATTAGAACCCATAGTACATGCTGATAAGAAGTCTCAAGAATCACCTAAAGCTGCTTTTGAAACTCCTGTGAACCTTGCCAAACCTACAGATACTACCACTGTTAAACCTGTTCCAACCACAAATCAATCAACTACTGTACCATCCACAATTTCCACAACTGCAGCTCCAAATACTactacttcttcttctactacttcttctactactactacaactaCCCCAACTCCAACAACTCCAACTACTACTAGCACTACAAGTGTACCAGTTACAACAGTCAACCCAGTGGTGCCTACCACTCCATCACCCCCTCTAAATCCTAGAAAATGGGTAGTAAGTGAAAACAATGTAACCTGCATCGTGATTCAGATGTCTGTACAGTTCAATATTACTTATccaaagaacaaaaatatg aattcCTCTATATCATTTGATATGCCAGTTGACAATGCAACCACCAAAGTAAGTGGAACATGTGGCAAGCTTGAACAAGTGCTCAAGTTGACTTGGTCTAATAAGGAAATTGCTGGTAATTTGATGCTGAACTTCACCAAAAATGAGACTACAAAACACTATTCCCTTCGCCGTATGGAGGTTGTTCTTCCACAGACAGATTTTCCAGACTCAACATTGA ATACGTCTATGGTCCTGGTACATGAGCCAACCACCTATGCAGCTGCATTAACAAATTCCTATAGATGTTTAGAGAAACAGGaattgaagttgaagttgacTAATACCACCCAAGACATTGGCATCATTAGACTAATAGGATTACAGTTCCAGGCGTTTAAAACAGATAATTCCACAAATTTCGGTTTAG CTAAGGATTGCGAATTTGTCACACCCGACATTATACCGATAGCGGTTGGCTGCGCACTTGCATTATTAGTGATTGGAGTGTTAATCACGTACTTGATTGGACGTCGACGAAACCAAAGTTCCGGATACCATAGcatgtaa